In Apus apus isolate bApuApu2 chromosome 5, bApuApu2.pri.cur, whole genome shotgun sequence, the following are encoded in one genomic region:
- the CLBA1 gene encoding uncharacterized protein CLBA1 gives MKMQNLSLEESLPSTDTSHSMSLEDPAVEAGDVSLDKSDCNSNERTNNEDILNLEVRQQSLPVMNSKRRSCEGFSESSSGTSEAGGSWGDFEGFTESLDKSERFGHNLEVLVKSAKPSRVDTDLSRGRGRASVGHFCSEPSLPRGIQEASSSHNEANHSYEDIFKLGFPEVFVSESRESIRSLDQVLDTNNEDVGIPELTKNQLCIDSGNIWRRLKDFDNTPTLRHPWSKFHCQENLLSVLGIDANRKDFSGSHDDVFEESNVNEDFRVDGFSINDCKSLIQTKLSVSPGSRHGQLFTCSLFLKTTSSDGSMQYITVPKKKHIFTTHNLKMKFFSSDVC, from the exons ATGAAGATGCAGAACCTGTCACTAGAGGAAAGTCTTCCTAGTACAGACACATCTCACTCGATGTCTCTAGAAGACCCAGCAGTTGAAGCAGGTGATGTGTCTCTTGATAAAAGTGACTGTAACTCGAATGAAAGGACAAATAATGAAGACATTCTTAATCTTGAAGTAAGGCAGCAAAGCCTCCCTGTAATGAATAGCAAAAGGAGAAGTTGTGAGGGTTTTTCTGAGAGCAGTTCTGGTACCTCAGAAGCTGGTGGTTCCTGGGGTGATTTTGAAGGCTTCACAGAGTCCTTAGACAAATCAGAGAGATTTGGTCATAATCTTGAAGTTTTGGTGAAGTCAGCAAAACCTTCTAGAGTTGATACAGACTTAAGCAGAGGACGTGGCAGAGCTTCTGTTGGTCACTTTTGTTCTGAGCCATCTCTACCAAGAGGCATACAGGAGGCTTCGAGCTCTCACAATGAG GCAAACCACAGCTATGAGGATATATTTAAGTTGGGCTTTCCAGAAGTCTTTGTGTCAGAGTCCAGAGAGAGCATAAGAAGCTTAGATCAAGTACTTGATACAAATAATGAAGATGTTGGAATTCCTGAACTTACAAAGAATCAACTTTG catTGACTCTGGAAACATATGGAGAAGACTTAAAGACTTTGATAATACCCCCACCTTAAGACATCCCTGGAGTAAATTTCATTGCCAAGAAAACCTCTTGAGTGTTCTTGGAATAGATGCAAATCGAAAG GACTTTTCAGGGAGTCACGATGATGTTTTTGAGGAATCAAATGTTAATGAGGACTTCAGGGTTGATGGATTCAGTATTAATGACTGCAAGTCACTGATCCAGACCAAG CTTTCTGTATCACCGGGTTCCAGACATGGCCAGCTTTTCACCTGTAGCCTCTTTTTGAAAACCACATCATCAGATGGAAGCATGCAATATATAACCGTCCCAAAGAAGAAGCACATTTTCACTACACACAacctaaaaatgaaatttttcagtAGTGATGTTTGTTGA
- the LOC127385581 gene encoding SERTA domain-containing protein 2-like has translation MLGRGLKRKLSDYEENMAGLSSAFDSSRSLSYPLKRQLVLNMCLTKLQTYKMLVEPNLHRSVLIANTVRQIQEEMRQESNQQPINVCPGITPSSHSYMESSGISLQLPSGISQQESNCCDLRSVEDPIENSLLIVSDDDMSSAISSILKDLDFVEDISPPTCLVPTGDDQPKFPENTGLKLEDDRQDLKGAEYVFGSFEISNSTSYLKDLAIDDIFEDIDTSMYDSDFCCPPLMPPRPPSLAAEEPLKTFPSCNTSSASNIQICRADLSELDHIMEILVGS, from the coding sequence ATGTTGGGGAGAGGTCTAAAACGCAAGCTGAGTGACTATGAGGAGAACATGGCTGGTCTCTCGAGTGCCTTTGATTCCAGTCGAAGTCTGTCATACCCACTCAAGAGGCAGCTGGTGCTTAATATGTGCCTCACCAAGTTACAGACCTACAAAATGCTGGTGGAACCGAACTTGCACCGCTCTGTCCTCATAGCCAACACAGTGCGGCAAATTCAGGAGGAAATGAGACAAGAGAGTAATCAGCAGCCAATTAATGTCTGCCCTGGCATTACTCCTAGTTCTCACAGCTACATGGAGTCATCTGGGATTTCTCTTCAGTTGCCTTCAGGTATTAGTCAGCAAGAGTCTAACTGTTGCGATTTGCGGTCTGTAGAAGACCCAATTGAGAATAGCCTGCTGATAGTTTCAGATGATGATATGTCGTCTGCTATTTCATCTATCCTGAAGGATTTAGACTTTGTAGAAGATATAAGCCCGCCTACTTGTCTGGTTCCTACTGGAGATGACCAGCCAAAGTTTCCAGAAAATACCGGTCTAAAACTAGAAGATGATAGACAGGATTTGAAGGGAGCTGAATATGTGTTTGGTTCCTTTGAGATTTCAAATTCAACTAGTTACTTGAAGGATTTGGCAATAGATGACATTTTTGAAGATATTGACACTTCAATGTATGATTCAGACTTCTGTTGCCCTCCACTCATGCCGCCCAGACCACCATCTCTTGCTGCAGAAGAACCGTTGAAAACCTTCCCATCTTGTAATACTTCTTCAGCAAGCAACATTCAGATATGTAGAGCAGATCTGAGTGAGTTGGACCACATCATGGAAATTCTTGTCGGATCCTGA